The sequence CTCTTCCAATAGCTCAACAACACCCTTTGATACCTCTTCTTTGCTGAAAAGGCCTGTTACCTTTGCCAATGCTCCAATCATAGGTGTGTTTGGAATTGCCCTACCCAATGTTTCGATGCTTATCTTGTTTGCATCAACCACATAAACTTCATAACCCTCAAGGCCCAATTCTTTAATAACCTCTTCTTTGTCGAATGCCGTGTTTACTATAACCTTGCCATCTTTTTTTAGACCCTCTTTTACATCAATTAAGCCCATTAGTGTTGGATCCAGAATTAAAACAATGTCTGGCTCCATGTACTCTGAATGATCCCTGATCGGCTTGTCGTTAACCCTTGTGAAAGCAACAACAGGAGCTCCTCTTTTCTCTGCGCCATAT comes from Hippea maritima DSM 10411 and encodes:
- a CDS encoding 2-oxoacid:acceptor oxidoreductase family protein translates to MSKKMDIRWHGRAGQGAVTAAKTLAELISQEEGIYAQGFAVYGAEKRGAPVVAFTRVNDKPIRDHSEYMEPDIVLILDPTLMGLIDVKEGLKKDGKVIVNTAFDKEEVIKELGLEGYEVYVVDANKISIETLGRAIPNTPMIGALAKVTGLFSKEEVSKGVVELLEEAGKFPEKIIEGNRKAIETAYEEVK